Proteins from a genomic interval of Quercus lobata isolate SW786 chromosome 11, ValleyOak3.0 Primary Assembly, whole genome shotgun sequence:
- the LOC115968514 gene encoding alpha-L-fucosidase 2-like, whose amino-acid sequence MEDGDWVMVRPPTERDLWNPSLVDTESSKPLKLTFSGPAKHWTDAIPIGNGRLGAMVWGGVKEETLQLNEDTLWTGNPGNYTNPNAPEALTQVRKLVNNGQYVEATAAAVKLSGAPSDVYQLLGDIKLEFDESHLKYAEETYHRELDLDTATVRVKYSVDGVEFLREHFVSKPDQVIVAKISTSKSGSLSFTVSLDSKMHHNSHVHGKNQIIMEGSCPGKRTPPKANANDNPKGIQFSSVLDLQISDSKGVIQVLEDNKLRVEGSDWAVLLLVASSSFDGPFTKPSDSKKDPTSESLNKLESIKNLSYSQLYAHHLDDYQNLFHRVSLQLSKSSKSILGNNLLKTEKVVSLVTNSDFKESEHEKISTSERVKNFQTDEDPSLVELLFQYGRYLLISCSRPGTQVANLQGIWNKDIEPAWDGAPHLNINLQMNYWPSLPCNLSECQEPLFDYISSLSVNGSKTAKVNYEASGWVVHQVSDIWAKTSPDRGEAVWALWPMGGAWLCTHLWEHYTYKMDKDFLKNKAYPLLEGCASFLLDWLIEGPGGYLETNPSTSPEHMFIAPDGKPASVSYSSTMDISIIKEVFSAIVSAAEVLGKTEDDLIKKVLAAQPRLLPTKIARDGSIMEWALDFQDPDPHHRHVSHLFGLFPGHTITVEKTPDLCKAADNTLYKRGEDGPGWSTTWKTALWARLHNSEHAYRMVKHLFNLVDPDHESDYEGGLYSNLFTAHPPFQIDANFAFSAAVAEMLVQSTMKDLYLLPALPRDKWANGCVKGLKARGGVTVNICWQEGDLHEVGLWSKDQNSLQILHYRGTTIKASISSGRVYTFNRQLKCVKTYSL is encoded by the exons ATGGAGGATGGTGATTGGGTTATGGTGCGGCCACCTACAGAGAGGGACCTGTGGAATCCGAGTTTAGTGGATACTGAGAGTTCTAAGCCTTTGAAGCTTACGTTTTCAGGGCCAGCAAAGCATTGGACCGATGCAATTCCCATTGGGAATGGCCGCCTTGGAGCCATGGTGTGGGGTGGCGTCAAAGAAGAAACTCTCCAGCTTAATG AGGACACGCTTTGGACTGGGAATCCAGGGAACTATACCAACCCAAATGCTCCAGAGGCATTAACTCAGGTCAGAAAACTAGTCAATAATGGTCAGTATGTTGAAGCCACTGCAGCAGCAGTCAAGTTGTCAGGAGCTCCTTCTGAT GTTTACCAACTTCTTGGGGACATCAAGCTTGAATTTGATGAATCACATCTTAAGTATGCTGAAGAAACATACCACAGAGAGCTGGACTTGGATACTGCAACAGTAAGGGTAAAATATTCTGTGGATGGTGTAGAATTTTTGAGGGAACATTTTGTATCTAAACCAGATCAAGTGATTGTGGCAAAGATTTCTACAAGCAAATCAGGATCACTGTCATTTACAGTGTCTTTAGACAGCAAGATGCATCATAATTCACATGTGCATGGCAAAAATCAGATAATAATGGAAGGAAGTTGTCCTGGTAAAAGGACCCCCCCTAAAGCAAATGCAAATGACAATCCTAAAGGAATTCAGTTTTCTTCAGTTCTTGATTTACAGATTAGTGACAGCAAGGGGGTGATACAGGTTTTGGAAGACAATAAGTTGAGGGTGGAAGGTTCAGATTGGGCTGTATTGCTTCTGGTGGCTTCATCTTCATTCGATGGGCCATTTACTAAGCCTTCAGATTCTAAGAAGGATCCTACTTCAGAGTCTCTCAATAAATTAGagtcaataaaaaatttgtcataCTCTCAACTTTATGCACATCATTTGGATGACTATCAGAATCTTTTCCATCGTGTCTCATTGCAGCTTTCAAAAAGCTCCAAGAGCATTTTAGGAAATAACCTTTTGAAGACAGAGAAAGTTGTGTCCTTGGTAACAAATTCAGATTTCAAGGAGAGTGAACATGAGAAAATTTCAACTTCAGAGAGggtgaaaaattttcaaactgaTGAAGATCCTTCCTTGGTAGAGCTTTTATTTCAGTATGGGCGATATCTTCTTATTTCTTGTTCACGGCCTGGAACTCAGGTGGCAAACCTGCAGGGTATATGGAACAAGGATATTGAGCCTGCATGGGA CGGTGCTCCTCACTTGAACATAAATCTTCAAATGAATTATTGGCCTTCCCTTCCTTGCAACCTTAGTGAGTGCCAGGAACCCTTGTTTGATTACATTTCCTCTCTGTCAGTCAATGGAAGTAAAACTGCAAAA GTGAATTATGAAGCAAGCGGTTGGGTTGTCCATCAAGTGTCTGACATATGGGCGAAAACATCACCAGATCGAGGTGAGGCTGTGTGGGCTTTGTGGCCAATGGGAGGAGCATGGCTTTGTACCCATCTCTGGGAACATTATACGTACAAAATGGACAAA gattttctaaaaaataaggCATATCCTTTGTTGGAAGGATGTGCATCCTTTCTGTTGGATTGGTTGATTGAAGGCCCCGGAGGCTATCTGGAAACCAACCCATCAACTTCTCCAGAGCACATGTTTATTGCTCCAGATGGTAAGCCTGCCAGTGTGAGCTACTCATCAACCATGGACATCTCAATCATAAAAGAAGTTTTCTCTGCAATTGTTTCTGCTGCTGAG GTTTTAGGTAAAACTGAGGATGATCTCATTAAAAAAGTTCTTGCGGCTCAACCTAGGCTATTACCAACAAAAATTGCTAGAGATGGTTCCATTATGGAATGG GCACTAGATTTTCAGGACCCAGATCCACATCATAGACACGTCTCACACCTTTTTGGCCTCTTTCCAGGGCATACAATCACTGTTGAGAAAACTCCAGACTTATGTAAAGCTGCTGATAATACTCTCTATAAAAGAG GAGAGGACGGTCCAGGATGGTCAACTACATGGAAAACTGCATTATGGGCTCGTCTTCACAACAGTGAGCATGCATATAGGATGGTTAAGCATTTATTTAACTTGGTAGACCCAGATCATGAAAGTGACTACGAAGGAGGACTATATAGTAACTTGTTCACTGCACACCCACCTTTCCAGATTGATGCCAACTTTGC CTTTTCGGCAGCAGTAGCAGAAATGCTTGTCCAGAGCACCATGAAGGATCTATACTTACTTCCTGCTCTTCCCCGGGATAAATGGGCGAATGGTTGCGTAAAAGGATTGAAGGCACGTGGTGGGGTGACAGTCAACATCTGCTGGCAGGAAGGAGATCTTCACGAAGTTGGCCTTTGGTCGAAGGACCAGAATTCTCTTCAAATATTACATTATAGAGGAACTACAATCAAGGCAAGTATATCATCCGGCAGGGTTTACACATTCAATAGGCAATTAAAATGCGTGAAGACATACTCACTCTGA